One Ictalurus furcatus strain D&B chromosome 24, Billie_1.0, whole genome shotgun sequence DNA segment encodes these proteins:
- the twist1a gene encoding twist-related protein 1a, translating into MFEEEAMHDESSSPESPVDSLGNSEEELDRQQKRGTKKRRASRRSGEDSDSPTPGSGKRGKKCAGSPQSFEDLQTQRVMANVRERQRTQSLNEAFASLRKIIPTLPSDKLSKIQTLKLAARYIDFLCQVLQSDELDSKMASCSYVAHERLSYAFSVWRMEGAWSMSTSH; encoded by the coding sequence ATGTTCGAGGAAGAGGCGATGCACGACGAATCAAGTTCCCCGGAATCCCCGGTGGACAGCCTCGGTAACAGTGAAGAAGAGCTCGACAGGCAACAGAAGCGCGGCACAAAGAAAAGGAGAGCGAGCCGAAGAAGCGGAGAGGACTCGGACAGCCCGACGCCAGGCTCCGGGAAAAGAGGCAAAAAGTGCGCCGGAAGCCCGCAGTCGTTCGAGGACCTGCAGACGCAGCGCGTCATGGCGAACGTGCGGGAGCGACAACGCACGCAGTCCCTGAACGAGGCGTTCGCGTCCCTGCGCAAGATCATCCCCACCCTGCCCTCGGACAAACTGAGCAAAATACAGACTCTCAAGCTCGCCGCGCGCTACATCGACTTCCTCTGCCAGGTGCTGCAGAGCGACGAGCTGGACTCCAAAATGGCGAGTTGCAGTTATGTGGCGCACGAACGGCTGAGCTATGCGTTTTCCGTGTGGAGGATGGAGGGCGCATGGTCCATGTCAACATCTCACTAA
- the LOC128600807 gene encoding fer3-like protein: protein MDTQRPFLEPTMFNFVSDMDCEVPPGSVFEDAEGLDTYHMDYDGAREDLTSAINGFDCTGARAGESGARRAPKRKRVITGVQRRAANIRERRRMFSLNEAFDELRRKVPTFAYEKRLSRIETLRLAIVYISFMTELLEK from the coding sequence ATGGACACGCAGAGGCCTTTCCTCGAGCCGACCATGTTTAACTTCGTCAGCGATATGGATTGCGAAGTGCCTCCGGGTTCCGTCTTTGAAGATGCGGAAGGCCTGGACACTTACCACATGGACTACGACGGAGCACGCGAGGACCTCACCTCCGCCATTAACGGGTTTGACTGCACAGGTGCGCGCGCAGGTGAGAGCGGCGCCCGGAGGGCGCCGAAGCGGAAGCGCGTGATCACGGGCGTGCAGCGGCGAGCCGCCAACATCCGCGAGCGCAGGAGGATGTTTAGCCTCAACGAGGCTTTCGATGAACTCCGGAGGAAAGTGCCGACCTTCGCCTACGAGAAGAGGCTGTCGAGGATCGAAACGCTGCGCCTGGCCATCGTGTACATCTCCTTCATGACGGAATTATtggaaaaatga